One window from the genome of Bubalus kerabau isolate K-KA32 ecotype Philippines breed swamp buffalo chromosome 17, PCC_UOA_SB_1v2, whole genome shotgun sequence encodes:
- the LIG1 gene encoding DNA ligase 1 isoform X2 — MKKEFQKKKNFNGARSQMFLILLVAQDEEQEVTSGISNPEFFYHLDEKGQLRDVEKLEGSSRDGRRERLEMMPRDSSLYAAAKSLQSCLTLCDPIDGSPLGSAVPGILQKLVTRGEEEWGENSDTVMQRSIMSFFQPKKEGKAKKPEKETSKSIRETESPPKVALKERNRVVSEGDSPVKRPGRKATRVLGSEGEEEEEEAPTTPRSQKPASDSPQASPPSPVTLPESSPSRSKPSPAVASPSGIPKRRTARKQLPKRTFQDVLKEQGEDEDPETKKKKEEEEAETPTESLPEPEGGDKEEVESGDQPTTPPEPQKTSKSPTESVSEPGVTVKQEPQENDQAQPPPKTPKTLSSFFSPRKPAVKKEAKEEGLGALRKDETKGHLDPPSYNPAKNSYHPIEDACWKAGQRVPYLAVARAFEKIEEVSARLRMVETLSNLLRSVVALSPADLLPVLYLSLNRLGPPQQGLELGIGEGILLKAVAQATGRQLESVRAEVAEKGDVGLVAESSRSTQRLVLPPPALTAAGVFTKFRDIAQLAGSASTTKKIDVIKGLFVACRHSEARFIARALSGRLRLGLAEQSVLAALAQAVSLTPPGQECPPAVVDAGKGKTAEARKTWLEEQGMILKQTFCEVPDLDRIVPVLLEHGLERLPEHCRLSPGVPLKPMLAHPTRGVSEVLKRFEEAAFTCEYKYDGQRAQIHVLEGGEVKIFSRNQEDNTGRYPDIISRIPKIKLPSVTSFILDTEAVAWDREKKQIQPFQVLTTRKRKEVDAAEIQVQVCLYAFDLIYLNGESLVREPLSRRRQLLRENFVETEGEFVFATSLDTKDTEQIAEFLEQSVKDSCEGLMVKTLDVDATYEIAKRSHNWLKLKKDYLEGVGDTLDLVVIGAYLGKGKRAGRYGGFLLASYDEESEEFQAICKLGTGFSDEELEEHHQRLQALVLPTPRSYVRADGAVAPDHWLDPSDVWEVKCADLSLSPIYPAARGLVDSEKGISLRFPRFIRVREDKKPEQATTSAQVAGLYKKQSQIQNQQGAEPDSEQEEFY, encoded by the exons ATGAAgaaagaatttcaaaaaaaaaagaatttcaatggAGCAAGGAGTCAGATGTTTCTAATCCTGCTGGTGGCCCAAGATGAGGAACAGGAGGTGACTTCCGGAATTAGCAACCCAGAGTTCTTCTATCACCTTGATGAGAAGGGCCAGCTGAGGGATGTGGAGAAACTTGAAGGTTCAAGCAgggatgggaggagagagagactggAGATGATGCCACGGGACAGTtctttgtatgctgctgctaagtcacttcagtcgtgtctgactctgtgcgaccccatagatggcagcccactaggctccgccgtccctgggattctccag AAACTGGTGACCAGAGGAGAGGAGGAGTGGGGAGAGAATTCTGATACCGTCATGCAGCGAAGTATCAT GTCATTTTTCCAGCCCAAGAAAGAGGGCAAAGCAAAGAAGCCAGAGAAGGAGACATCCAAGAGCATCAGAGAAACGGAGTCCCCTCCGAA GGTGGCGCTGAAGGAGCGGAATCGAGTGGTGTCTGAGGGTGACTCTCCAGTGAAGAGGCCGGGGAGGAAGGCGACCCGGGTCCTGGGCAGCGAGggcgaggaggaggaagaggaagcccccaccacccccagaagCCAG aaGCCTGCTTCAGACTCTCCACAGGCCTCGCCTCCCAGTCCTGTCACACTGCCTGAGAGCAGCCCTTCCCGCTCCAAACCCTCCCCAGCGGTTGCATCCCCATCAGGGATCCCAAAGCGTCGCACGG CCCGGAAGCAGCTTCCCAAACGGACATTTCAGGATGTCCTGAAAGAGCAGGGCGAGGACGAGGACCCAGAAActaagaagaagaaggaggaagaag AAGCGGAGACACCAACAGAAAGCCTCCCAGAGCCTGAAGGGGGCGACAAGGAGGAAGTGGAAAGCGGGGACCAGCCCACGACGCCCCCTGAGCCCCAGAAGACCTCCA AGTCCCCGACAGAAAGCGTTTCAGAGCCCGGGGTGACGGTGaagcaggaaccacaggagaatGACCAGGCTCAACCACCCCCCAAAACTCCAAAGACCCTCAGCAGTTTCTTCT CCCCCCGGAAGCCAGCTGTCAAAAAAGAAGCGAAAGAAGAAGGACTTGGTGCTCTGAGAAAGGACGAGACCAAGGG ACACCTGGACCCACCGAGCTACAATCCTGCCAAGAACAGCTACCACCCCATCGAAGATGCCTGCTGGAAGGCGGGCCAGAG GGTTCCTTATCTGGCTGTGGCCCGGGCGTTCGAGAAGATCGAGGAGGTCTCTGCTCG gctccGGATGGTGGAGACGCTGAGCAACCTGCTGCGCTCCGTGGTGGCCCTGTCACCTGCTGACCTCCTGCCCGTCCTCTACCTGAGCCTCAACCGCCTGGGGCCGCCCCAGCAGGGCCTGGAGCTCGGCATCGGAGAGGGCATCCTCCTCAAGGCAGTGGCCCAGGCCACGG GTCGGCAGCTGGAGTCCGTCCGGGCCGAGGTGGCCGAGAAGGGTGATGTGGGGCTGGTGGCCGAGAGCAGCCGCAGCACCCAGAGGCTTGTGCTGCCCCCGCCCGCGCTCACTGCCGCCGGCGTCTTCACCAAGTTCCGGGACATCGCGCAGCTGGCAGGCAGCGCT TCCACAACCAAGAAGATCGATGTCATCAAAGGCCTCTTTGTGGCTTGCCGTCACTCAGAGGCACGTTTCATTGCCAG AGCCCTGAGTGGACGGCTGCGCCTTGGGCTGGCTGAGCAGTCAGTGCTGGCTGCCCTCGCCCAGGCTGTGAGCCTCACACCGCCCGGTCAAG AATGCCCCCCCGCCGTGGTGGACGCCGGGAAGGGCAAGACGGCAGAAGCCAGAAAGACGTGGCTGGAGGAGCAAGGCATGATCCTGAAGCAGACTTTCTG TGAGGTACCTGACCTGGACCGGATTGTCCCTGTGCTTCTGGAACATGGCCTGGAGCGGCTCCCAGAGCACTGCAGACTGAGCCCAG GGGTTCCCCTGAAACCAATGTTGGCCCACCCCACCCGGGGCGTCAGTGAGGTCCTGAAGCGCTTTGAGGAGGCAGCTTTCACCTGCGAGTACAAATACGACGGGCAGAGGGCACAG ATCCACGTTCTGGAAGGCGGGGAGGTGAAGATCTTCAGCAGGAATCAGGAGGACAATACTGGAAGGTACCCCGACATTATCAGCCGCATCCCTAAG ATTAAACTCCCATCGGTCACATCCTTCATCCTAGACACAGAAGCTGTAGCTTGGGACCGGGAAAAGAAGCAGATCCAGCCATTCCAAGTGCTCACCACCCGCAAACGCAAG GAGGTGGACGCGGCGGAGATCCAGGTGCAGGTGTGTCTGTATGCCTTCGATCTCATCTACCTCAACGGAGAG TCCCTGGTACGTGAGCCCCTCTCCCGACGCCGGCAGCTGCTCCGGGAGAACTTCGTGGAGACGGAGGGCGAGTTCGTCTTTGCCACCTCCCTGGACACCAAGGACACGGAGCAGATTGCCGAGTTCCTGGAGCAGTCAGTGAAAG ACTCCTGCGAGGGGCTGATGGTGAAGACCCTGGACGTGGACGCCACCTACGAGATCGCCAAGAGGTCACACAACTGGCTCAAG CTGAAGAAGGACTACCTCGAGGGTGTGGGCGACACCCTGGACCTCGTAGTGATTGGTGCCTACCTGGGCAAGGGGAAACGGGCCGGCCGGTACGGGGGCTTCCTGCTGGCCTCGTACGACGAGGAGAGCGAGGAGTTCCAGGCCATCTGCAAG CTCGGAACTGGCTTCAGTGACGAGGAGCTGGAAGAGCACCACCAGAGGCTCCAG GCCTTAGTGCTGCCCACCCCACGCTCCTACGTCCGGGCCGATGGCGCGGTGGCCCCCGACCACTGGCTGGACCCCAGCGACGTGTGGGAGGTGAAGTGCGCGGACCTCTCCCTGTCCCCCATCTACCCTGCGGCCCGGGGCCTG GTGGACAGCGAGAAGGGGATCTCCCTCCGCTTCCCTCGGTTTATTCGTGTCCGTGAGGACAAGAAGCCGGAGCAGGCCACTACCAGTGCCCAG GTGGCCGGTCTGTACAAGAAGCAGAGTCAGATTCAGAACCAGCAGGGTGCGGAGCCGGACTCCGAGCAGGAAGAGTTCTACTAG